The Helianthus annuus cultivar XRQ/B chromosome 16, HanXRQr2.0-SUNRISE, whole genome shotgun sequence genome includes a window with the following:
- the LOC110916420 gene encoding metallothionein-like protein 4B has translation MADIRGRGVICDERCGCPSPCPGGVSCRCKSGRMESGGGEVEHKKCSCGGHCGCNPCSCSQATPSEGTGKAFCKCADGCTCVTCSS, from the exons ATGGCGGACATAAGAGGTAGGGGTGTTATATGTGACGAGAGGTGCGGCTGTCCTTCACCGTGCCCCGGTGGTGTTTCCTGCAG GTGCAAGAGTGGACGCATGGAGAGCGGTGGTGGTGAGGTGGAGCATAAGAAGTGTTCGTGTGGTGGTCATTGTGGATGCAATCCTTGCAGCTGCTCCCAAGCTACACCGTCGGAGGGCACCGGGAAAGCCTTTTGCAAGTGTGCTGATGGTTGTACTTGTGTCACTTGTTCCTCTTGA